The region GATGCCGAACATTGGGGCGTGGTAGCGATTGGCTGGCGCGCCCCTCGCCTTGTCGCCGGGTGGTCTTGCGGAATTAGCGCCGCTCTCCAAAGCCGCCTATTTTCTCGATGTCGATGGCACGCTGCTTGAGATTAAGCCGCGCCCCGAGGATGTCATCGCGGATGCGGGGTTGCTCACACTGTTGACGGAACTTGCGGCCGCCGCGCAGGGCGCGCTTGCCCTCGTCAGCGGGAGGAAAATCGAAGATCTCGATCGCATTTTTGCGCCACTGACGTTTCCGGCTGCTGGGTTGCACGGCGCGGAGATTCGCTTTGCCGATGGCACCCGCGTTGCGCCGCCGGAGGGCACGATGGACAAAGTACGGCAACCGCTTGCCGACTTCGTGGCCGCCCATCCCGCTTTGCGGCTTGAGGACAAGGGGGCGGCGCTCGCCATTCATTTCCGGCAGGTGCCGGATCTCGCCGAAACCGTGTTGAATTTTGCCGGTGCTCTCGCGAAACACCACGGACTCTTTATGCAAGAAGGCAAGATGGTTGCCGAACTGAAGGACGCGCTTCACGACAAGGGGCAGGGCATCGCCGCGCTCCTTGCGACACCGCCCTTTTCAGGCCGCCTGCCGGTCTTTATCGGGGACGATAGGACAGACGAAAACGGATTCTTGTTCGTAAATGCGCAAGGCGGCGTTTCGGTGCGCGCCGGGTCTGCCACTGCCACGCAGGCACGTTATCAGTTGCGTGATCCAGACGATGTGCGGAAGGAGCTTCAACAGCTCTTGAGCAGTCTCAAAACCATGCGAGGTTAGGTCGTGACTCCCCGGGACAAAGCCATTCTCGAATTTCTCACCAGCCGCAGAGGCATCATCTGGATCAGCCTCTGTTTGACGGCAGCGGGCATCGTTTTCATTCTTTTCACCGGCCGTTACGAGCTTAGCTTCTTTGTTCTTGCGGGCCTATTGCCCTGGGTCGAATATTGGTACCGGCGCCGGAACCGCTGAGCCGCATGCGAGAGGAAACGCTTTATTCCGCCCTCTATTTCTGCCGGTAGCCGAGCTTGTCATTCAGCGCTTCGATGAGCCTGGCCGCAGCGTCCGGGATCGCGGTTCCTGGCGGAAAAATCGCGGCAACGCCCGCGTCCCGCAGCGCATCGAAATCTTGCGGCGGGATTACGCCGCCGGCCGCGATCACGATATTGGCGCGGCCCTCGCGCAAAAGCGCCGCGTGCAACTGCGGCATGAACGTCAGATGCCCGGCGGCCAGCGAGGAGACGCCAAGGATGTGGACATTGTTTTCGACGGCTTGCCGCGCTGCTTCCTCGGGCGTGGCGAAAAGCGGCCCAGCGATGACTTCAAAACCAAGGTCCTCGAGCGCCGAAGCGATGACTTTTTGACCGCGATCATGCCCGTCCTGGCCGATTTTCGCGACAAGGATGCGCGGTGCCCGCCCATCGTTTTCCTTGAAAGCCGCCACCAAACTTTTGACGTGCAAGAGGACCGGCGACGTCGCGCCTGATTCCTTCGCATAGACACCGGACACCGTGGCAATGCCCGAGACGTAGCGCCCAAAAACCTTCTCGAGCGCGAAGGATATTTCGCCGAGCGTCGCCTTGGCCCGCGCCGCTTCGATCGTGAGGTGCAAGAGATTGGCGTTTTCGCGCGCCCCCTTGGTCAAGGTATCGAGCGCCGCCCTCACTTGTGCGGCATCGCGGGAAGCCTTGAGACGTTCGAGTTTGGCGATCTGCCGCGCCCGCACGGCGCCCGCATCGACCCGCAAAAGCCCAATCTCGTCCCTTTCTTCGGGAATATATTTGTTCACTCCGATCACGGTCTGAGCGCCGCTGTCGATCCTCGCTTGTGTTTTCGTTGCGGCCTCTTCGATCCGCTGTTTTGGAATACCGGCTTCGATGGCTTTTGCCATACCACCCGCCGCTTCGATTTCCTCGATATGGGCGAGCGCCTTGGTGGCCAGCGTGCCGGTCAGATGCTCGATATAATAGGAGCCCCCCCAGGGATCGATGACCCGCATTGTGCCACTTTCCTGCTGCAGAAAAAGCTGCGTCTCGCGCGCGATCCGAGCCGAAAAATCGCTTGGCAGCGCCAGCGCTTCGTCGAGCGCATTGGTATGCAAGGACTGCGTTTGCCCTTGGGTCGCCGCCATCGCCTCGATTTGCGTGCGCATGATATTGTTGAACACATCTTGCGCGGCGAGCGACCAGCCGGAGGTCTGCGCGTGAACGCGGAGGATCAAGGATTTGTCTGAGCGCGGATTGAACCTGCGCATCAGCCGCGCCCAAAGGAGCCGGGCCGCGCGCAGTTTCGCAACCTCCATGAAGAAATTCATCGAGATGCCGAAGAAAAACGAGAGGCGCGGCGCGAAGCGATCAATATCGAGGCCGGCGGCCAGACCGGCACGCACATATTCGAGACCGTCGGCGAGCGTATAGGCGAGTTCGAGATCGGCGGAAGCGCCCGCTTCCTGCATATGGTAGCCGGAAATCGAGATCGCGTTGAACTTCGGCATCTGCTGCGCGGTAAAGCTCAGAATGTCGGAAACGATGCGCAGCGACGGGCCTGGCGGATAGATGTAGGTGTTGCGCACCATGAATTCCTTGAGAATGTCGTTTTGGATCGTGCCCGCCAGGCTCGCTGGCGCCACGCCTTGCGCTTCGGCTGCCACGATATAAAACGCGAGCACCGGCAGCACCGCGCCGCTCATCGTCATCGACACCGATGTTTCACCGAGCGGGATGCGGTCAAACAACGCCCGCATATCATCGCTCGAATCAATCGCCACCCCGGCCATGCCGACGTCGGCGGCAACTCTCGGATGATCCGAATCATAGCCGCGATGGGTCGCGAGATCGAAAGCGACAGAGAGACCTTTTTGTCCAGCGGCGAGGTTGCGCCGGTAGAATTCATTCGACTCTTCCGCGCTGGAGTAGCCCGCATATTGGCGGATGGTCCAAGGCTGCGCCGGATACATCCCGGGGTAGGGGCCGCGCAGAAAAGGCGCGACGCCAGGATAGCCGTCCAGGAAGTCGAGACCGGCAACGCTGGGCGCGCCATACAGCGGGGCGACACTGATGCCTTCCGGTGCGAGCCAGATGCCGCCGCCAGGATCGGCGGCGGATATGTTCACAGGGACGAAGGCCAGTTGTGAGAAATCCGGAACGCGGCTCATTCGGCAACCCGGCTCGCTGGTTAAGCTCCCGGCGGAGTTTGCGAATGATAGCCTGACGCCCTTTGCGATGCCATTATTGGGCTACGCACACACGGATCACGAAGGAGGAGCTTAACCTTGCCGGAGTGCCCGCCACGAGCCCTTGCACCCCATGGTCGATGACATCCAAGTCCCTGAACCGTAACCCTTCGCGAGTCTTCCGGTGACCGTGGCGACCTGGCCCATGCGCTGAAACGCCAAGTCCACGGCGCCGCCGTTGATGTGGCCGGAGGCTTCCATCGGCGTATCCCCGGCCGAGGTCACACGCCCTCCAGACACGGAAATCATCCAATGATAAGCCTTGTCGCAATCGCCCTGCCGCGTGGTGATGAAAACCGTATAGATCCCGTCGGGATTTTGGCTTGCAGCCACGGTGTCCTGCGCATTTGCAGCGTTCACAAAAGCCGCTCCCATAAAAGCGGCGGCAAAGAGGCGCGAGTATCCTGCCGGGATCATTTTGGTTATTCCTTTGTTACGGCTTTTGCTCTTCAAGCTTAGTTGTTCTCCGAAGTGTCATAACGGATGATTCCCGCAGAATAGCCAGAGCATCGCGGTGAGGGCAAATCAATTCGGCAACCCCGGCGTCGTGCAAGGCTTTCGCAACGGGTTCTGGCACAGGCCCGGCGAGGTAAATGCGTGCCGCACCTGCGTCAGATAGCCGCGCTGCTGTTTCGATCAAATCGGCCGCTGAAACCGTTGCCGCTGCGAAAATACAGGCGATTTTGCAGCCAGACACGCGGAAATGCTGCGCCGCGTCGCAGCCTTCCTGGCTGAAAACCTCGAGTCCAGCCACCGCGAAAAAATGG is a window of Methylocapsa sp. D3K7 DNA encoding:
- the otsB gene encoding trehalose-phosphatase; amino-acid sequence: MAGAPLALSPGGLAELAPLSKAAYFLDVDGTLLEIKPRPEDVIADAGLLTLLTELAAAAQGALALVSGRKIEDLDRIFAPLTFPAAGLHGAEIRFADGTRVAPPEGTMDKVRQPLADFVAAHPALRLEDKGAALAIHFRQVPDLAETVLNFAGALAKHHGLFMQEGKMVAELKDALHDKGQGIAALLATPPFSGRLPVFIGDDRTDENGFLFVNAQGGVSVRAGSATATQARYQLRDPDDVRKELQQLLSSLKTMRG
- the scpA gene encoding methylmalonyl-CoA mutase; translated protein: MSRVPDFSQLAFVPVNISAADPGGGIWLAPEGISVAPLYGAPSVAGLDFLDGYPGVAPFLRGPYPGMYPAQPWTIRQYAGYSSAEESNEFYRRNLAAGQKGLSVAFDLATHRGYDSDHPRVAADVGMAGVAIDSSDDMRALFDRIPLGETSVSMTMSGAVLPVLAFYIVAAEAQGVAPASLAGTIQNDILKEFMVRNTYIYPPGPSLRIVSDILSFTAQQMPKFNAISISGYHMQEAGASADLELAYTLADGLEYVRAGLAAGLDIDRFAPRLSFFFGISMNFFMEVAKLRAARLLWARLMRRFNPRSDKSLILRVHAQTSGWSLAAQDVFNNIMRTQIEAMAATQGQTQSLHTNALDEALALPSDFSARIARETQLFLQQESGTMRVIDPWGGSYYIEHLTGTLATKALAHIEEIEAAGGMAKAIEAGIPKQRIEEAATKTQARIDSGAQTVIGVNKYIPEERDEIGLLRVDAGAVRARQIAKLERLKASRDAAQVRAALDTLTKGARENANLLHLTIEAARAKATLGEISFALEKVFGRYVSGIATVSGVYAKESGATSPVLLHVKSLVAAFKENDGRAPRILVAKIGQDGHDRGQKVIASALEDLGFEVIAGPLFATPEEAARQAVENNVHILGVSSLAAGHLTFMPQLHAALLREGRANIVIAAGGVIPPQDFDALRDAGVAAIFPPGTAIPDAAARLIEALNDKLGYRQK